A segment of the Mogibacterium diversum genome:
TTGAACTCACTGATTCGCTCTATTTCAGTCACTTTATTTACTAAGATCTCTGGGTCTGAATCCTCTTTGAAGCTTAGCGTGCCTTTGATAGCGACGATAGCATCGTTTTCTAACACGTATTTTGCCTTCGCATAATCTCTAGGGAATACAATCGCAGTTATTACACCGTAATAATCTTCGATAGTAAGTCTAGCCATCTCCTGGTTAGACTTTGTTATCATGCGGCGTAAATCCCCAACCATACCAGCCATTATAACTGTGTCGCCGTCATTAAAGCGATTACTTCCAGATGATCTCTCCTCTATGAACTCAGACTCAGTCTCACCATCACCGCTGAGATTGGAATCAAATATTTCTGCGGTATTCGCAGTTATATTCTCATCTATCAAATCACGATACTTGTCGAGTGGATGTCCAGACAGGTATACGCCCATCATCTCCTTCTCCATGGCGAGAAGATGTGCTTTATCGAAATTCTGTATATTAGGAAGCTCTGGTGCAGTCTTGACATCTTCCATGATATCGGAATCGAGCTGGAGCAGAGAAATCTGATCCTTAGAAACTCTGCGAGCACTACTCTGGGCTGCTCCGACGGCATCGTCACTTATAGCGAGAAGCGCGGCTCTATTTTGCGTAAATTCATCCATCGCGCCAGCCTTGATAAGGCACTCTATAGCCTTTTTATTCAGCTCTGATGGTTCAATAGACTTGATAAAATCGTATAAATTATCTATATCACGCCCTCTTCTTCCTTCGACTATCGCATCAACTATACTGCTTCCAACGTTCTTAATAGCTAATAGTCCAAATCTGATCTTGCCATCCTTGGCGATAAATTTTCTCCTGCTATGCAGGACTGAAGGAGGTAGCACTTCGATTCCAAGCTCTTTGCAGTTCCTGATGTACGCCGCGATGTGCCGAGGCTCTCCCATCACACTTGACATAAGAGCCGCCATGAATTCTACAGGATAATGTGCCTTGAGATAAGCGGTCTCATAAGATACAACAGCATAAGCTGCAGCATGGGATTTATTAAAAGCATACTCGGCAAAGCTAACCATATCGTCAAATATAGCCTCTGCTGCCCTCTCAGGTATGCCATTTGCCACGCAGCCAGCAATTGCCGGTGTTCCGTCGGAATCGTCCTTGCCGTGGATAAAGTATTTCTTCTCCTCCAGCATGACACTCATCTTCTTTTTGGACATAGCACGACGCACGAGGTCAGATCTACCAAATGAATATCCTCCAAGTTCACGCACAATCTGCATTACTTGTTCTTGATAAACCATGCATCCATAAGTCACGTTAAGAATTGGCTCCAAGTGAGGATCAACATACTTGACTTTCTCTGGATTCTTTTTATTTTCTATATACTTTGGAATCGAGTCCATCGGACCCGGTCTATATAGTGAGATTCCGGCTACTATATCTTCAAAGCAAGATGGGTTCAAGTTCTTCATAAACTCGGTCATACCAGCACTTTCAAGCTGGAATATTCCCTGTGTGTTGCCCTTTGAAATCATCTCATACACAGCTGGATCATCGTAATCCATCTTGCTGAAATCAATCTCTACACCATGATTCTCCTTGATTAGCTGAATAGCTTCATTAATCATGGTAAGGTTTCTAAGTCCAAGGAAATCCATCTTCAGAAGCCCCAGCTCCTCAATCGTCGTCATGTTAAACTGAGTAGCTAGCCCCTTATCCGACATATATAGAGGAACATATTCATCGAGAGGCATCTTGCTGATTACAATTCCTGCGGCATGCGTCGAGGAATGGCGTGGCATACCCTCAACTGCCATCGACATGTCGAGGATATTTTTTACAAGAGGCTCAGTTTCGTATCTCGCCCTGAGATCGCGATTGATATCGAGAGCCTTGCTGATAGTCATACCAAGTTCTGCCGGAATCGCTTTCGCAATTGAATCAGCCTCCGCATAGCTCGCATTGAGCGCCCTACCTACATCACGCACGGCAGCCTTCGCCTTAAGCGTTCCAAAAGTGATAATCTGCGACACCTTGTCTTTTCCATACTTTTGAACAACATAGTCAATGACCTCCTGTCTTCTATCGATGCAGAAGTCGACGTCTATGTCGGGCATGCTTACTCGCTCAGGATTTAAGAATCTCTCAAAGATTAGATTATACTTAATAGGTTCTATCTCGGTGATTGCCAGGCTGTATGCCACTATGCTTCCCGCCGCTGAACCTCTGCCAGGTCCAACGGGGATATCATTGCTCTTGGCATAATGAATAAAGTCCCATACGATTAGAAAGTACTCGACATACCCCATCTTCTCGATCACCTCGAGCTCACTCTCTAGCCTGGTACGATATATGGATTCATCCTGAAGAGCTTCGCTACCATATCTTCTCTCAAGCCCATCGTAACAAAGATTCCTGAGATAATCTTTGTTAGTCATTCCCTCTGGTGGTACGAATTCTGGTAGGTGATATTCGCCGAACTCAAACTCTACATTGCAGCGCTCCGCAATCTTGTGTGAATTTTCTATAGCTTCCGGGTGATCTGGAAAAAGTTCCATCATCTCGGACTCGCTCTTAAGATAAAATTCATCGTTCGCAAATCTCATTCGATTTTCATCGTCAACCGTTGATCCTGTCTGGATTGCAAGAAGCACATCGTGAGCCTTAGCATCGCTCCTCTTTATATAATGTGCATCATTAGTAGCAACCAGTGGCGCACCGATATCCTCTGCAAGTTTAACGAGTCCCTGAGTAGCTGGCTTATCATCATCTAGAAAGTGATTTTGTATCTCCAAATAGAAATTGTCTTTTCCAAATATATCGCGTAACTCAAGCGCCTCTGCCTTCGCACCAGAGTAATCACCATTTAATATCTTTCTTGGAATTGCACCAGCTAGACAAGCGGAAAGGCAAATTATTCCTTCGCTATGCTCGCGCAGCAACTCCTTATCTACTCTCGGCTTAAAATAAAATCCCTCTGTAAATGCAGCTGACACGAGTTTAGTTAGATTTTTATATCCAATCATGTTCTCCGCAAGCAGTATGAGGTGATTCATATTCCTGTCACGATCAGGGTCCTTATCAAAGCGAGTTCTCGGAGCAACATAAACTTCACAGCCGATAATTGGCTTAATGCCTGATTTTTTGCAGGATTTATAAAAGTCGATAATACCGAACATAACACCATGATCGGTTATAGCCAAGGAGTCCATTCCTAAACTCTTCACATATTCTGGTGCTTTGTTAATCTTGGACATTCCGTCTAGCAAACTGTATTCTGAGTGAACATGTAAGTGTGTAAATGCCATCTCTACCTCTTTACTAATAAATATATTAATTAATAAATAATATATTAAAAATAATTTTTCTTTCAGTCAGTAAATTGTATCACAATAACCCGAAAATAGCTAAATATCAATATCTTCATAATAATAACATATTATCGCTATATTATTGACAAACATATGTCAAACCAATATAATGAACTCAAGAACAGACGATCGGGAGTCTGTAGGAATTATCTTTTTTACATCGTTTTTTAAACGTATGGAGGTTATTATGTTATATGCACTAAAAGGTCTATGCGTGATCGGAATGGTTCTCTGTATTGCGCTAACACTACTAAAGGTAAAAGCTAACCTAGCAACAGAAGAAGGTAAGGCTGAATGGGCTGAGCAGAAGAAATTTGCACCTTGGAACGCTATGGTCGGCGTTGTTGCTAACTTCTTCGACACACTAGGAATCGGTTCATATGCTACATCTTGCGCACTCTTTAAGATCAGAGGGTCCATCAAGGACATTTATATCCCTGGAACTCTAAACGTTGGAGATACTCTCCCTGTACTTCTAGAGGCATTCCTATTCTTCGGATTTGTTGATATTGATACTCTAACACTTGTATCCATGCTTGTCGCAGCTGTACTAGGTGCATTCGTAGGAGCTGGATTCGTTACAAAGTGGGATCAGCACAAGGTTCGTATCGGAATGTGCGTTGGTCTACTTATCCTAGGAACTGTAATGGCTTGCAAGACTGCTAATATTGGACCTTTCGGACTAGTTGGAACTGCAACTGCTCTTCACGGAGCTAAGCTGGTAATCGCTGTAGTTATTAACTTCTTCCTAGGCGCACTTATGAATATCGGTGTAGGTCTATATGCTCCTTGCTTAGCACTTATCTCCGTTCTCGGAATGAACATTGGAGCTGCATTCCCAATCATGATGGGATCTTGCGCATACCTAATGGCATTTGGTAATGGACCTAAGTTCATCAAGGAAAACAGATTCGACATGGTTTGCACACTTTGCCAGATGGTAGGTGGTGTAATTGGTGTTTGCATCGCATACTTCCTAGTAAAGAAGATGCCAATAGATGTACTTCTTAAGGTTGTTATCGTAGTTGTATACTTCACAGCATTCATGTTTGGTAAGGATGCTCTTGCTGATAAAAAGAAAGCTTAATTGGTAAGCACAATAAGAAATCGCAAAAGGTCTCCAGATGGAGACCTTTTTTATGTATTTAATATTTTAGTACCTGCTAATCTATAGGCTCTATCATCAATAATATTTCAGTCTCGTACTCACTGAATTACAGCACTTCTATATCTACTAATTCCTGTATCACAGAACCTTTTATATCTACGCTCCCCTAAATTCACGCACCTTCTCAAGGATAGGGAGAATTGCCTCATGATCAATTCCGTCATAGCCATTTTCAAATCTTTCCTTTGCATCTTGAACTTGATCATCATGCACTGGAACAAATATCTTTTCTCCCATAGCTTTTAGTGCAATCTTATCTGCACTCTTGCAATCTTTTGAATTATATTTTCCTGGAAGCATATAAAAACAATCATCCGGCAGCTGTTTACAACCATTAAGCCCTTTTACAAAGGTCCTATACTCATCTGTCGGCTCAATAACACCAGTTGCAAATACGATAAGGTTATTATTATCTATACCAAAATTTGATAGGTTTGCGCGAAGCATATTAAATCGTGTTATCTCACCACCCCTAATCCAGCTACCAAATATTATATTTTTATACATCGAAGCATATCCTAGTTTAGCACGTGAATATTTCATCACATCGCAGTCTAGTGCTTCTGCTATCCATTCTGCATACTTCTCTGTGGCACCATTGCTAGAATTATAGATTAGTATAGTGTCTGAATTCTCTGATTGTGTAGCACGCCTCTTTGCCGCCTGTCTATTTGGATTTCTCATATGACTCATGTCTTGCGATATAGCCAGTTACTTATTATTGGCTCACGCTTTATCTCCTTCTCCTTATATTAGCTTATACTCTGTTGCTAATCAAATGTATAGCGCTTTTATTAGTATTCATAACTATAAAACAAGGGATGTCGGAATTCCCCGTCATCCCTTGTCGCTATTATATCATATTAATGATACCAACACTTTACTATCTGTTTTTGAGTTCTTTTTCCTTCATGCGTATTTTAAGAATCATAAGTGCCTTCTTAACATCGTCAGCTGTCATGTTGTTCTCACCTACGATATTAGATTCAAGCCCTTCTGGGTTCTTGTTGATATCTACGATATTATTTTGCAAATACTCATTTTCAACCACGAAAGTAGCCATAGTTCCGCTGAAGTTCAGCCCAGACATCGGGATTCCCATCTCTCCGAGCTCTTCAACGCAGTTTGTATAGTCTACGTCACTATTTCCCCATCCATCAGATGTAAGGATTACACCATCAGCTCTCATACCTTCTGCCATAATTGCAGCGCGTTTGCTATTTCTAAGCTTCTCCTTGTTATCATCAGATGTACCAAATAGTAGAACTCCCATTAGATCGATACCCGAATCTGAACCGACTATATCTACTAGTGGATCTCTAAAGTGATGTAAGCTTGTTTCTTTTGTTGAAGGACCAATTCCCATATCAGCACCTCCTTACTGCATTGAACGGATAGCACCGTCTCTGTACTCATTTGGAGTTAAGAAGACAGGCATATTGTTCATCTCTATAATAGAACGTCCACCATGAGCGCCTGACGGCTCATCTGGGAACAGATATGTGTCGTACATAGCGCCCTGACCAGCAACCTGCCTGATAATTAGCACCTTTTTCTGCCCTGGTCTTGCGATGTCATGGTACTCATGACGCTCTGTAGCTTTATTTCCGTCAAATTTCTTCATCAGCTCTCTGTATATCTGAATAAAGTCATCACAGGCTTGATGAGCTTCTAGACAGCCGTGTCTTTCCTGTCCCATATCCTTTTTAAAGGTAACATCAAATGAGATAATATAGTCATCTTCACCTGGTGTACCAGCTCTGCCAAGAACTAACTGTTCGCTAAGCTGACCTTCTGAAGACCCAAACTCGTGTGTCTGTTTACCCTCGGTATCAACACCAGTAAGCATCACATATACACCTGTTAATGTATGAGTGATACCTTCTCCACATTTTCCTAGCACCTTTGCAGATATAGGGATGATATCCATGATAGTATTAGTCCATCTATCATGATCTCCCGGCTTAATTACCTGAATATCTATATTATCAAGTGTTTCATATTTTTCTAGAAGTGATGGGATAATCTCTTTGGATACGGTCATCATACCGTTATACCCAACGCTATTGTGGTCACCCATCTCAACGTCATTCATATGAAAAGCCTTAATGACAAGCCTTCTCAAATCAATTTCTTGTACACTCATATGCATACCTCAATACTTTAGCTTATATATAATTTACATAATAATTCCTAGTCTGTTCGATTAATCTTAGAAATAGGTGGCATGATGTGTTAAGAATTTCTCGAACTTCCTTTAGAAAAAAGGGGCAGATATAAATCTGCCCCGTCTTCGTTTCCGATGTCCTATTTAATTAAGAACTAGATTACAGCGTGATACTCGTAAGGCAGTGGAACGATCTTTCCTGGAGTCTCGATTGTCTCGAGAAGCTCTAGTGTTGACTTTACGATAGCTGTCTGCATCTCTACGTCATGTGGAGCACCTGCGTTAGCACCCATAGGTACGATAGGAGCAGCCGCACGTGGAGATCCAGCCTGTCTTACAACTGGTGGAAGCGCTGCGATAATAACTGTTGGAATTCCAGCAGCCTCAATTGCTCTCTGCACGATTGTTGCAGAGCGGTGGCAAGTTCCTCATCCAGCTGTGAGGATTGCTGCATCAACATCCTCATCCTTTAGCATCTGAGCGATCTCTGGACCTGTCTCGTTAGTGAACTTTTCGATGTTTCCACCACCACCCATGAATCCAGCATGTGTAGGTGCAGTGTTCTTAATGAAACCTGAGTCTCTTAGCTCGTGGAGTCTGTCGATAGGGAACATGCAGTTGATGTCCTTATTTACGTCAGAGTTATCGTATCCACCGTGTGTTACCATTAGCTCGCTTGATGGAACATCATCTGGAATCTTTCTCCAAGTGAAGTCTCCAGCGAGGTTGAATCTCTTATCTGTCTTTACGTGTACACCTGCAGCAGTAGCAAGAGCAACTGTCATCTCATTGAGAGGCTTAGTTACTGGTGTAAATACTGACTTAGGTGTAATAGGAACAAATATTTCAGATTGTAAGCCTTTTACAACTGTCATACTCATTTGTCTTTTCCTCCTTAGTTATTTGTGCTTTTCAGCGTATTCAGCACGACGTCTGTTTAGAATGTCGATATTACTTACGTACTTCTCGTTAACTTCTGGTCCCTCTTGTTCTATGAAGCTCATATTCCAAGCGACCGTCTGTCCGACCTGTAGCGGAT
Coding sequences within it:
- a CDS encoding DNA polymerase III subunit alpha; the encoded protein is MAFTHLHVHSEYSLLDGMSKINKAPEYVKSLGMDSLAITDHGVMFGIIDFYKSCKKSGIKPIIGCEVYVAPRTRFDKDPDRDRNMNHLILLAENMIGYKNLTKLVSAAFTEGFYFKPRVDKELLREHSEGIICLSACLAGAIPRKILNGDYSGAKAEALELRDIFGKDNFYLEIQNHFLDDDKPATQGLVKLAEDIGAPLVATNDAHYIKRSDAKAHDVLLAIQTGSTVDDENRMRFANDEFYLKSESEMMELFPDHPEAIENSHKIAERCNVEFEFGEYHLPEFVPPEGMTNKDYLRNLCYDGLERRYGSEALQDESIYRTRLESELEVIEKMGYVEYFLIVWDFIHYAKSNDIPVGPGRGSAAGSIVAYSLAITEIEPIKYNLIFERFLNPERVSMPDIDVDFCIDRRQEVIDYVVQKYGKDKVSQIITFGTLKAKAAVRDVGRALNASYAEADSIAKAIPAELGMTISKALDINRDLRARYETEPLVKNILDMSMAVEGMPRHSSTHAAGIVISKMPLDEYVPLYMSDKGLATQFNMTTIEELGLLKMDFLGLRNLTMINEAIQLIKENHGVEIDFSKMDYDDPAVYEMISKGNTQGIFQLESAGMTEFMKNLNPSCFEDIVAGISLYRPGPMDSIPKYIENKKNPEKVKYVDPHLEPILNVTYGCMVYQEQVMQIVRELGGYSFGRSDLVRRAMSKKKMSVMLEEKKYFIHGKDDSDGTPAIAGCVANGIPERAAEAIFDDMVSFAEYAFNKSHAAAYAVVSYETAYLKAHYPVEFMAALMSSVMGEPRHIAAYIRNCKELGIEVLPPSVLHSRRKFIAKDGKIRFGLLAIKNVGSSIVDAIVEGRRGRDIDNLYDFIKSIEPSELNKKAIECLIKAGAMDEFTQNRAALLAISDDAVGAAQSSARRVSKDQISLLQLDSDIMEDVKTAPELPNIQNFDKAHLLAMEKEMMGVYLSGHPLDKYRDLIDENITANTAEIFDSNLSGDGETESEFIEERSSGSNRFNDGDTVIMAGMVGDLRRMITKSNQEMARLTIEDYYGVITAIVFPRDYAKAKYVLENDAIVAIKGTLSFKEDSDPEILVNKVTEIERISEFKDQGRNDYNRTSMRNYSRSKAKTEPLREKQYLKLRVSQELSDMLGNDEIQQRILGAVSAHRGDTDMLIYLPGQKPLKSANGVDIDENLLIELEQLLGKENVKH
- a CDS encoding permease, with translation MLYALKGLCVIGMVLCIALTLLKVKANLATEEGKAEWAEQKKFAPWNAMVGVVANFFDTLGIGSYATSCALFKIRGSIKDIYIPGTLNVGDTLPVLLEAFLFFGFVDIDTLTLVSMLVAAVLGAFVGAGFVTKWDQHKVRIGMCVGLLILGTVMACKTANIGPFGLVGTATALHGAKLVIAVVINFFLGALMNIGVGLYAPCLALISVLGMNIGAAFPIMMGSCAYLMAFGNGPKFIKENRFDMVCTLCQMVGGVIGVCIAYFLVKKMPIDVLLKVVIVVVYFTAFMFGKDALADKKKA
- a CDS encoding flavodoxin family protein → MRNPNRQAAKRRATQSENSDTILIYNSSNGATEKYAEWIAEALDCDVMKYSRAKLGYASMYKNIIFGSWIRGGEITRFNMLRANLSNFGIDNNNLIVFATGVIEPTDEYRTFVKGLNGCKQLPDDCFYMLPGKYNSKDCKSADKIALKAMGEKIFVPVHDDQVQDAKERFENGYDGIDHEAILPILEKVREFRGA
- a CDS encoding glycine/sarcosine/betaine reductase component B subunit, which produces MGIGPSTKETSLHHFRDPLVDIVGSDSGIDLMGVLLFGTSDDNKEKLRNSKRAAIMAEGMRADGVILTSDGWGNSDVDYTNCVEELGEMGIPMSGLNFSGTMATFVVENEYLQNNIVDINKNPEGLESNIVGENNMTADDVKKALMILKIRMKEKELKNR
- the prdD gene encoding proline reductase cluster protein PrdD; translation: MSVQEIDLRRLVIKAFHMNDVEMGDHNSVGYNGMMTVSKEIIPSLLEKYETLDNIDIQVIKPGDHDRWTNTIMDIIPISAKVLGKCGEGITHTLTGVYVMLTGVDTEGKQTHEFGSSEGQLSEQLVLGRAGTPGEDDYIISFDVTFKKDMGQERHGCLEAHQACDDFIQIYRELMKKFDGNKATERHEYHDIARPGQKKVLIIRQVAGQGAMYDTYLFPDEPSGAHGGRSIIEMNNMPVFLTPNEYRDGAIRSMQ
- the prdB gene encoding D-proline reductase (dithiol) protein PrdB, which encodes MSMTVVKGLQSEIFVPITPKSVFTPVTKPLNEMTVALATAAGVHVKTDKRFNLAGDFTWRKIPDDVPSSELMVTHGGYDNSDVNKDINCMFPIDRLHELRDSGFIKNTAPTHAGFMGGGGNIEKFTNETGPEIAQMLKDEDVDAAILTAGUGTCHRSATIVQRAIEAAGIPTVIIAALPPVVRQAGSPRAAAPIVPMGANAGAPHDVEMQTAIVKSTLELLETIETPGKIVPLPYEYHAVI
- a CDS encoding CBO2463/CBO2479 domain-containing protein, producing MNYGDKIIKVEGVITEVHDGGICVDIKGRLGELKVPMRMVISDYPLQVGQTVAWNMSFIEQEGPEVNEKYVSNIDILNRRRAEYAEKHK